From Montipora foliosa isolate CH-2021 chromosome 6, ASM3666993v2, whole genome shotgun sequence, a single genomic window includes:
- the LOC138005467 gene encoding uncharacterized protein — translation MFHPGCGPSIFSRIRQEVGQKALSLARCLEKTTFKLEAHHHHLHFSHKALQDQFVPKSLRFKPPGNHVFQQIMDHASKHCLRARINSCHDHIKTSKDNIKNTKCELPSLINEDTYSTLMSFLKSRATSFHNNINARHAKKLANLNTRGSQKADIDKNNWVVNLSTKPLLPEERSLLEKGPKFAPTPTIIPHKDIVAEIEAAIRHLPDDSKDAVRTSSAAVLHRARLPAHNNVSKEERKALNNLKKDQSRVVIKADKGNCFVVMD, via the coding sequence atgtttcatcctggctgcggcccttcaatattttcacgTATACGCCAAGAGGTTGGGCAGAAAGCCCTTTCGCTCGCTCGATGCTTGGAAAAGACCACGTTCAAGCTCGAAGCTCACCATCATCACCTTCACTTCAGTCACAAGGCATTGCAAGACCAGTTTGTTCCTAAATCGTTGAGATTTAAACCACCTGGCAACCATGTCTTCCAACAAATCATGGATCACGCCAGCAAGCATTGCCTCCGAGCGAGAATAAACAGCTGCCACGATCACATCAAAACATCAAAGGACAACATTAAAAATACCAAGTGTGAACTGCCTTCTCTGATCAACGAGGACACCTATTCGACTTTAATGTCATTCCTGAAAAGCAGAGCAACATCTTTTCACAATAACATCAATGCCAGACATGCCAAAAAACTCGCTAATTTGAACACCAGGGGTTCTCAAAAAGCTGACATCGACAAGAACAACTGGGTTGTGAACCTCTCCACGAAACCACTTTTACCAGAGGAACGATCTCTCTTGGAGAAAGGCCCCAAATTTGCCCCAACGCCAACTATCATACCACATAAGGACATCGTTGCTGAAATTGAAGCTGCCATCCGCCACCTGCCTGATGATTCCAAAGATGCGGTTAGAACAAGTTCTGCTGCTGTTCTTCATAGGGCACGACTACCCGCACACAATAATGTttccaaagaagaaagaaaagccTTAAACAATCTTAAGAAAGACCAGTCCAGAGTCGTAATAAAGGCCGACAAGGGGAATTGTTTTGTTGTCATGGATTGA